The window GAGAAGCCCTCACTGACCCAATCTAAAGTAGGTCTGtcctcattatttttcttttttaaaagcactgctgttttgttgttgttgctttgtaTTTAGCACTCAACACAATTTGTAGTTATGTTTTTCTGCTCATTTCATGTTCTCTCCCACCCCTGATTATAGGCTCCATGCGGGCAGTGGTCGTTGCCATTGTTATCTATGGAAtctccagagaccagcacagttgCTGGCGCATGATAGATACTAGTTATTTGCCAATGAATGATTTATTGGTGAAGGTTTTTGTTTGGAAAAAGAGTATCTTAGGTATATATTTTAAGAAGATAACTTCTGTGGAGGGCAGATTAGAGGTGAGACATATTAGAAAGCTGTTGTCCAAAAAGTAGTGATGGCTAGACTCCAGTGATAGGAACGGAAGTGAAGAGGATGGTCAGATGGAAGTAGAATAAGTACTTTTCTGGACCTACCAGATAAGTCCACATTGATTATTTACATTGGAAAAgcattcattatttttcagaaaagaagccattaagttttttttaaagcagctgtCATCCTGcttttagtttctgctgtagaatgACGAGAGATGAGGGTGAGAAAAGAAATGTGATTAACAGAGCTAAAGTAAAATAATTGCTTATTTGGAACTTTATAGCTTGGAATGAAGAGGTGGGGTTAATCAATGTACCTCACCAAATACATTTGAACTAAAACATCAGATACAGTTTGAGAGAATTTTAGAGCAGAAGGTAGAGCTTTGGCTTGGGGATAAAGCAGAGATATGATCAGTGCTTAGACAGGAAAGGAGGTGGGCTTAAAAAGGAGTTTGCATAACTATGTTTTGCCTAAGAAGTTGGTAGCAAGAAATACAAGGGCCATCTCTTACGTTTTCCTGAGACACTGTACTTAGAATCAAGGAAGCAGGGGCCTACCTGTCTTACGCTAGACTCatgtttctcaaattttttcattctttcctccttAAAGAGCTTTTTAAGATACTTTCCCCCCCAAATTTCACCTGCCCCATGAAATTTTAGTATCACAGATATACTGTTTATTGATTtatagtgtatgtatatatgtgttttacATATCAGAAGTGTAATTTTATACTCAAGGCTCAGTTCTTATCTCCTTGGGAGTCCTAGTGCCCACTTAGAATgcatagttcagtcgctcagttgtgtccaattcttttgcgacccatggattgcagcacgccaggcttccctgtccatcaccaactcccacagcttgctcaaacttgtgtccattgagttggtgatgccatccaaccatctcatcatctgtcatccacttctcctgccttcagtctttcccagcatcaggatctttttcagtgagtcagttcttcgcatcaggtggccaaagtattggagcttcagcttcagcatcagtccttccaatgaatattcaggattgatttcctttaggattgactggtttgatctccttgctgtccaagggactctgaagagtcttctccagcaccacagttcaaaaacataggCTAGACGCTAATCAAAACTTCCCTTTCTGGCCTGTTTGCTTTTCCCAGAGTTTAGtattgaatttgtttttctttgagacCAGGGCAGAGATAGAcagaaaatgcatatttttatgtAATGAAGCCAGAAGCTGTGCttctttggtaatttgttttccAAATGTATTCATGCAACAATCTTTAGGGATGTGTGCAATGTGCCAGGTGCTATACTAGCTTGTGGGATTCAGAAATGACTAAAGTGTGGATGCTCACAGCCCAGTGGATGAGGCAAACAAACCGTCACAGAGTATGTGAGGGTCTCTGGTAGAGGAGTGTACATAGTTTTAAGGCTAGCGTAAAGAGGGAGTAGGGTGATATCACAGGAGAAAAAACTGATTTTAAGCTGAACTTTGAAAAATGAGTCGTTTTTGAGAGAAATGGAAGGGAGAGTTTATCAGCAGGAAAAACATGTGCAAAAATCTAGAGCCAAGAGAGAGCACAGTATAACCAAGAAATGAGAGCTGAGGGTGCTGTGAGAAATAGGGGCTAAATAAGACCAAGATACAAAGGGATCTGGGGCTGCGAGAGTCTTAGGAAATATTCCTAGGATCTGGGAATAACCCCAGAGTGGGTGACATGTGCTTTGAGGTGGAGCATGGAGCATGCCGGGATGAGTGCAGCAGTGAGGAAGCAAGTAGTTTTGTAAGGCCAGGTAGTATGGGAGATAAGGCTGGCAGGAAGTATTTTTCCTGAAAGGCAGATGGGACTCACTGAAGTAGATTAATAAGGGGAGTTTTAGGAGCAGATTGCACTTTGTAAAAGATTACATAGTTGACTAAAGATGGATTGAAAGAGAGTATGAGTAGTAGAAAGCCAGCAAGAATGTTACTAAAGCCTTGTCAAAAATTGATAAGGTTCAGATTTTGCCTCCAAAAATATGAATTCTATAAAGAAGCAAAAGATTGGGTTCTGTAATATGAAAGTGTACACATTTACTTACGTACTCGGTCTTTATCTGTGTAAGACGGCTTAGGAGTTCTGCTTCCAGCACCTCGGGCTCGTTAGGAGCTTCAGTGATCTTGCGTGGAGTACCTGAAGTCTGGAAGACTCACGCTGTGGAAGACGTTGCTGGTCTCACaggaatggggtggggtgggtcttTGAGAGCTCCTCTCTTTCAGAAAACAAGCAAGCCCACCCTGAGCTGGAGCCAAAGCCGGCAGTGGGGTTGGGGTGTCTAAGGCTAATTGCCAACAGCAACTGGGTGGTCCTTTCTTTCTGTTCCACATGATGTTGAGTGGGATGCGCTCATCTCGAGGCTGGGCTCGGCTGAGGTGTGCAGAGCGGGCAACTCATGGTGGAAGAGGTGCTGGCTGTCAGCCGTCGGCGTACGGGCGCTGCTCACCCCAGCTCTTCTATCTTTGGTGTTCTGAAGCTTAAGTATAATGTGCATTGgtgtgaatttctttttatttattctgcttggAATGTGCTTTGATTCCTAGGAAGAATTCTGTGAACTTGCTTTTCATTATTTCAGTTGAGCCCAGTCAAACCACAGAATAGTGAGATATAATCAGTGGTGGTTGCTTTTAGCCATTAAGTTTTAGGGTAGTTTGCTATGCAGTGGTAGATAAGTGAAACATTGTTCAAGTAGAAAACTCAAAAGCATCTATAGACTAGATATTATAAATGATGAGAGTTTAAGAGGCTGGCTATAATTATACAAAATCAGTTCCCTCTTATATTTCACTTATAGAATCACAGTTCTGTGAGGTAGCCAAGACCAAGGTAGCTAAGCTACATTGGATTTATACAGTGGAACTTAACAAGCTAGTTCTGTAATTTATATGGAAGTTCAAAGGCCCAAGAGTGACCGAAACCactgaaaaaggagaagaatataTGTAATATCAGGAAGTTACTATCATTCTGTTGTTGCAGGGATAGATAAATGAACCCCAGGAATGAAACAGAGAACCTAAAAGCAGACTAGTTATATAAGGGAACTTCTTATGGCAGGGATGGCATGGCAGCTTAATGAGGGGAAAAGATTTACTCTTCAATAAAATGCTGCTCCTGGACAGTTGGATATTCAAATGGGAAAAGCTAAAGTTATATTCTAACTTAAATACAGAAATCTcttttaacttatacacagaaatATCTTCTGAATGTATTAAAGATTGAAACATGAAGAGCAAAACTTTAAaccttttagaagaaaatacaagataatatttttcttagagTGAGAATCTGTTAACCAGAAACTTAAAATTTGATAAAGCCAACTATATTAAAATTCAGAACATTTGTTCATAAaaagacatcacaaagaaaaatgacaattcaATCCATAAACTGACAGGAAGATATTTGCAACATACTTTACTAACAAAGCAGGATAGATAAATAATAGAAAGATCACAAGTAGAATATTATACAGCGGTGAATGTGACTGAACTTCAGCTATAAGCAGGGCTATAAATGAATCTTAGAAATGTAATTCTGAGTGGAAAAAAACCTGAGAAAGGTTATATCTCTTTATCATgttgaaaaataagcaaaactaaATAGTGATTTTGAAGTATAAATACAGTTGGAATAAAAACTGTTCAGCAAAACTGATAAAGGCAATTTAATGATTATTTCTAGGGGAGAGACAGGAATGTGGAATGGGGAGGAACAGGTAGATACAAGTTGTTAATGTTCTAGTTATTGGGTTAGGTGGTGAGCTTACAATGTTTATTATACTTTTAACTaatgtatattacatataatcTTTTATGtacttttaatgtttaaaataatttaaaatgatgcaTAGATAacttttaagacatttttaataGTTTGGAGAGATATTGAATACAAAAGTAGATCCAATTTCTGCTCTTCTACACATTCAGACAGTACAGGCACATTGTTATCTGGGATAAGGATTTATCCCTTTTTAGTAAACAAGGTTAAATTCTCCCCAAGTAGTTTTTGTATGTTCTTGGATTTTCTTACCTGTTTAGAAGATGTTTTTGTTTCAGGGTTTATCAGTTACAACTTCTTTTTGGAATCCACATTTTGAAGCAGATACAGGTTTTATAACAGTCAGTTACACGCTGAGACTTCTCCGGTTACCGTCCGTCCTTTGTTTTATCAGCTCCAGCGCCCTCTTCCAGCACGTTACTGCGCTGTTTGAATGCACCATGGCAGCTGTCATCACCTTACTTGTGAGCGAGCCAGTTGGTGTGCTTTACATCCGTTCATGTCGAGTATTGATGCTTTCTGATTGGTACACCATGCTTTACAACCCAAGTCCGGATTACGTTACCACAGTGCACTGTACTCACGAAGCTGTCTACCCGTTGTAAGtattcattaagatctttttgtttaAATCGTGATTGtagatttcattcatttcagcAGACTGAGCCTTGTGAAATGGCTCCTAGGCATAGGGGAGataaacataaattattttcttttctaaagtgaTAATCTGATAAGGGGAAATAGAAATACATCTCAGTATAATAGAAGTGAAAGTATTTTAGTGTTGATGTTGAGGTGTCTAAGCACTTCTAAAACTATATGTTTCTTAAAAAGGGAATTATAAGGAAAACCTTTTTAATGTACAACAGAGAAGCAATATCTGACTTATAGGAAATAATATGGGCTGTGGAGTTTGAATCCTAAGCCTGTTAGCTGTTAATTTGAACATGTTAAGAACTTCTTGTAACCTCGACCTCCCCATTGGTAAAAATGGGAAGAATGATACCCTGTAAGGTgactgtaaggattaaataagtgTGCCTTACATATAGGAAGCACTTCCAAGTAGCTGACATTATTATTAGAGTACTTGggttaatattctttctttttttcccctccccagaTAAATGTAACTTTCACcagaatgttttgttttaaaaatatcaaattaatcAGATTTTGTGTAATATTATCCCAGACTACATTTTTAGAATTCCTATGAATTGTTGGTGTTCACTTTGATGTGTTTTTCTCAGTAAAGGTACAATAGAAGAGTCTGGTGTTTATATTCTCATAATTATAGAAATTTACCATTATGTATATGCTGAACAAAACAGACCTTTTTGTACAAGTCTTAGTAGTACTAAGTGTCCAAAAAAAATGCACGtatataaaaagataattttcaaaaaatgagaTCTAAAAATAAGGTCCAGATATAGAGATAGGAGAATCTTTTCTAACTGCTTGCCTACCTTTTAAGTCCTGTAAATTATTTATtccttatatatataaaattatatatggagACAGTCAGacatataatttatacatataaactgattaaaataataatctttttGGAGCTCTTAAGGAACTACAAGCTGCAGGAATAGAcagattttactttgttttgatgTTGATAGGAGGAGAcctaacaatagaaaaaaaactcATCATCCAAGAGGTCAGGCTTGAAATAATGCAGTACAGTACAGGGCTGGACCTGAAAGCATCCTGAGAGCACAGGGATCCCGAATCGCTGAGCTGTGTGAGCGGGCAAGTGGTCAGTAATTTGGGACAACTCTTGCGCTTCCCCCGACTTTCCTCTGCACAGGAGAGGGTTTGAGTGTAAGttagtgaaaataattttaaatcctCATGAAAAGGAAGTTAGAAATATATGTACAGAAATTCCATTATTCAACACGAAGAGCTAGAAACTATAATCTGCTGATACAGAGAGAGTATCTTTTTACaactttttttgtgatttttaaaaaattacattataggacatttgaaaaacagaaaaagcataCCCCAGATAAAGTAGTCTATAATTCCATTTCTTAAGATGATCACTGCTAAAAATGTCTTTCCAGTTGcatttctgtgtatatgtatgtatttttttaaaagagtgtgaAAGTTATATTATTCACATGCCATTTATAATCTGTTGTCATTTAATGTATGAGGCACAGTTTTGTTGTTAACATTTCTTTCATAATTGGATTTTTAATGTCTGCATAGTAGTCCagcaaaaatatattctaaaatttaacCACTTTCCTATTGTTGAATATTTTCTTCCTGAGTTTCCTTTATCATGTGATTCAGTAAAAATGCTTGTTCTTTGGGGTTTTGTGTATATCTGATTGTTTCCCTTTGATTAATTTCTACAAGTACACTTtctggattaaagatataaacgtTTTATGATTTTTGATACACATTTCCAAACTGCCTACCAGAAGGGAACCAGCATGCTTTTTACAGCAATATATGAGAGTCTTGGCCAACCCTTTACCAATCTGAATATTTGATGGGTAGACTTTTTAAACCTTTTTCAGgatctttgattttaaaatgatcaatgataaaaggacattttaaaacatatttttgatgtaacaatttgctattttattttccagatacACCATTGTATTTATCTATTATGCATTCTGCTTGGTATTAATGATGCTACTCCGACCTCTTCTGGTTAAAAAGATTGCCTGTGGGTTAGGGAAGTCTGATCGATTTAAAAGTATTTATGCCGCACTTTACTTCTTCCCAATTTTAACCGTGCTTCAGGCAGTTGGTGGAGGCCTTTTATGTAAGTTTGATGGGTAACatcaatgaaatatatttattatatgtgtTAAACAATGTTTTCTCTGAGTATAATATTGGACCTTGTTCTTTaaagtagttttgtttttgtttttatccttgAAAATAAGCCATACTATATGTTTTTGCTGAAACACATCATCCTTAATCAAAACTAACTTgtttagaaaatactttgtattTGAAGCTCTCAAAGGAAGCTTCATAGGaaggttttttaaaatctgagtgtAAATAACAAAAACTGGTTTTTACATATAACAAATGGAAATAACTcttgatatcatatgatgtttacCATCAAGTTAGGTCTtagttttctaagtttttttaatcaaaaaacttttagaaacagtaaaaaatcctcaatatatattttttattttaatgtatccattcattcatttattcagcaaccATTTAGACTGATCTGTGACTCAAAAGAATGAAAGTTGGTGTTAAAGAGCTCACATACTACTAGGAAAGCCATGCTAAGTAGCTGAGAACATAGAGTGGTACTTTTTGAACGTGTGACATTGAACATTGCAAGGATGTTGGATACCATGTGTACATGGAACTCGCCAGGGTGCAGAGGACAAGCTTCTGACCTGAAGGAGCTGGGGAAGATGACATCACTGTGCAAGTACTGTAGCTTAGTAACGAATTTGGTTCAAAGTGAGGGTGGAGCTGAGGGGAAGGCCAAGGGAAGAGGAAATTGGAGGCTACTTAGGGGTCTTTAACCCTCATATTCTGATTTGACAGATAAATTGTTTCCTTTGGCCTGCATGGTGTTTGAAAACCTATGATTTTATTCTCCTAACTGACCTCTGTAAGCATTTGAAGTTGCTATTCTTGGGACCTGCTCTTAAAAGGATTTCAGGAGGAAGAGTGACTTGAATAATTTGCATTGGAGAAAGATAACTTGGTAGCAGTGTGGAAGATGGATTGGCTGGGAGGAGAACCTGGGGCATCAGTTAAGAGACTACTGCCATGAAACCAGCCTGATTGTGTGACCTAGCAGAGAAACACCAGGAATGAAGAACACTTTCAAAGACAGAGTTAACTAaactaggaaactaatacagggaTTGAGGGATTGGGAGGAGAATACAATAAAGGAAATGTCTAACTTAGTAACTAGTGATTGCATGAATCATGAATGTTAGAAGAAGCAAATAGATTGGTATTCATGGAATATCCAAAAGAGCACAGGTAGTTATTTATACTGGACAAACCTGGGAGAGCCGACTAGGCTGTAAAGATTTAAGAATTGTCAGCCCTCAGATCCCTGTGTCCTGGACAGCAGCTGCTTCTACTGTAGAGAACTTCTTGGTTGTGAAATGGGGGAAAGAGGAACGTCATGGAAAGCAGGGAGAGGCTGGGAAGTTAACTTAAGGAGACTGCCAGATAGCATTGCTCCCAATGTTGTAGCTGCCTGTATTGAAAATGCCTTTTCCCACACTGAATGTCTTTGGATAATTTTGTTAACACACCTCCACCCAGAGCACATTCATCAAGGGAGGATCAAGGAGTTATTGTATATTTGTACTATCTATAAACTTATGCAGTCTACTGAGATCAGTCCTAGACGGTATTATAACAACTCAATTTTATGATGTTGAAAAAGAGAGATAATTTTTGGTTTGTAGGGGTGTCCTGGTTCAGGCTGCTATAaaagaataccatagactgggtggcttacaaACAACAGTGACTTCTTGCAGTTCTGGAAACTGAGGTCGaagatcaaggcaccagcagATTTGGAGTCTGAGGAGGACTTGTTTCTTGGTTCATCAATGGCTGTCTTCTTTCAgagtcctcacatggcagaaaagGGGAGAGTTTTCTGAGGTCTTTTTgataagagcactaatcccattcttGAGAGCTTCACCCACATGACCTAATCACCCCAAAGGCCCTCTTCCTACTTACACCATCACATTGAGGGTTACGATTTCAACATAAGATTTTGGGGGACACAGACATTTAGTCCATGACAAGAGAATATAGCAAGCTTGAGCAAAGTAGAGCAGCAAGAGGCTTCTGGTAGCTCAGGATACCAGGGTCTAGGACAAAAGACACTGGGAGTAATTAGGAAGATGTCAGTGACAACTTTTACTTGCTTGGAAGTATTATTGAAGCCCATTTTGAAGTGTGGTCTGCCTCTGAACCACCTACAGAACTAAAAGGCAGATTTTTAGGCACTACCTTCAGACCTAGTtgcttaaaaattttatattgtcTTCAACCCTAGAATAAGAACAATTCTAAATCCTACTTTGAGCCAAGAACCTCCCTCTGCTCCCCAAAAGTTTGGGCCTTGTTGGAAATTTCCTCCTTATCCTTTTAACTACTAGTTCTTAAATTTGTATCATTAGTAACATTGTTTAGCTATTTATAAGTTAATTGGGATTTTTTTTGAATGGTTGGTTAGGACCTAACCTGTTTAGGCAATAAAGGTTCTAAATGTCAACcaagtcattcatttatttagtaaGTTGGAATCAGGCTTGTATGGATAATTCAGAGTTTCTGACAATGTTCCAAATGGGTTTTACTGGGTTACAGAGTAATTAATAGTTTTATTAGTTTGGTACAAAAGCAATTGcagttttggaccatgaattttaaatcattataactaggctcagacacatctttattaatcaaaataggaagttacattcaacacattttttccaaaaagaaataggtttctttatttctgtagcgtaaaaatccatgcttcaggactCAACTCTTAGAAAGGATTTTCTGCCTCCTGGTTGTGTAagcattttctctgcaaaaagttCTCGAGATGCTTGAAGTGGTAAGTGGTTGGTGAGAGGTCGGGTGAAtgtggtggatgaggcaaaactttgtagcccaattcattAAACTTTGGAAGCACTGGTTTTGAGGCCAGTGGTCAGGCGTTGTCACGAAGAACTGGGCCCATTATATTGACCAATCCCGGCTGCAGgcgttgcagtttttggtgcatctcttcgatttgctgagcatgcttctcagatgtaatgatttCACCAGGGTTCAGAAAGCTGTAATGAATCAGATGGGCAGTAGACCACCAGTGACGATGACGTTTTttgggtgcaagtttggctttgggaagtgctttggggCTGCTTCTCGGCGCAGCCACTGAGCGGATTGTCACaggttgtataaaatccacttttcgtcacacatcacaatctgatcaagaaatggtttgttgttacgtagaataagagaagacgacacttcaaaatgatgatttttttgatttgcagtcagcccaccaggcacccacttatcaagctttttcacctttccaatttgtttcAAATGTGAAACCACCATACAGTGGTTGACATTGAGTTCTtaggcaacttctcatgtagttgtaagaggatcagctttgatgctGGCTCTCAATTTTTGTTGTCAACTTCCGATGGCTGGCCACTGTGCTCCTCCTCTTCAAGACTCTCGTCTCCTTTGCACAACCTGAACTGACCACGGCACTGTATGtctgttagcagttcctgggccagatgCATTGTTggtgttgtgagttgtctccaccaccttatgatccattttgaactcaaataagaaaattgctcaaatttgctttctGTCTGACATCATTTccataaactaaaataaatatacacagcaagtaaataagtcattagcaagaaaaactgataaatacacattaaaatgatgtataacataactacatttatttaagaaggtattccaatatcaaacagccaagttcaaaaatgcaaaactgcaattacttttgcaccaacctaatagtaaCTGAagttaattgttttaaaataattgcataaaaataattcaagattttttttaatttgtccacTTGTTTTAGTGAGCTGtatatgtttaaaacattttaaaagaaaagtatttttaagtaaaaattttacttaaaatattattttactgtaCTATATTTGAATTAGAAATGTCTAGAAGTTTGTCATTAAGAGTACTGAATGATCCATTTAGCCTTTGAGGCTTATTGACATATGACCTTTTAATTAAAGCTGAATTACCCTTCTATATAATAGTCTTTCTTAACTGAAGTTCCCCAGTCTGAACCACAAAACACCAAAAATTGAGTAATTAGTTTCCCAATTCTCCCAAGTTTGATACATGGCAAGTATGCATAGGAGAGAAGTTAATTCTTTACATCAGTGGAAGCCTTAAGGCAGGGGTCTTCAAAACTGAGCCAAGGATAGTTTTACATCTTTTAATTGTTGGGGGAGAAAGATCAAGAGTAGTAGTATTTCTTGACATGTGAcagataaaatttgaattttattgtcTGAATAACTTATAAGTAATAACTTACAAATTTATAAAGTTAATTTTACTGAACACAGACACATCCATTCATTGCGTATGACCTGGGTGCTTTCCCACTGCAACTGTGGAGACCGAGACTGTATGGCCCCCAAAGCCactgtctggccctttacagaaaaagtttgctgacccctgtctTAGAGCATTAGGGCTTCCATCTCTCACAGGATTGGTTGAGAAGGTTTTTGTCTAGGAAAAGAATtatattgtttgaattttttgatggtttattcagaaattttaatttttagcatAATACTAATGTTTGTCTTTCAGACTATGCCTTCCCATACATTATATTAGTATTATCTTTGGTTACTCTGGCTGTGTACATGTCGGCTTCTGAAATAGAGGTAGgatgtcttttttcttctgttaaagagtttgttttttaatagattttttgtttgtttgttttttaatagagtTGACTATTGAATAGGACAGTAACATATGATACGATATGTTACAGCTGATTGCTTTAGTAATCCTTGGCTAAACAGGGTCACTCAGTAGCTTTTGGCTCATCAGTTTGTAAAAAGTTGTATCCTAGACTGTATTTGCTTGGGAAAATTAATCAGACTTAACTCTACAGCAtgttagagaaaaaaatcatttcacatCATTTATCCacatagaaaatatttgattattgAAATGTTGAACCTTATTAACAGTATTTTAAGGGAAAcataaattctttattttacataGAACCAAGCTGATGAGCCATTTAATGAGGGAACATTAACTAACCAGTTGCAAATTGTATTTTAGTGTGTTTACTAGCACATTTagatattacttttataatttggTCCTTCCAATTTCTGTATATTATAGAGTGATATTAAAGGTTAAAGGGAAATCAGAGTAGTCACCTGTCATTTCTGCTCCCTTCTAAGTACCCAGGCAGCTGACTCTAGGAATGCTAGAAATACAAATGCTTCCCATCTGTAGACTCAGATGTTGTGCATCAGGGCAGGAGGAAGGCACGAAATGTGGAGTTCCCTTCCAGTTCAGATTTTTCAGAAGCAGCCGTAGTGTTTCCAGGGTCAAATGGGGGTGTAGACCAGAACCTAGAAATGTGGGCTCCTGTCTTATGGCCACTGGCGTGCTGAACATAGGAagcctgagtttcctcatctgtaaagtacaGTAGCAAGACTGAGTGATTTCCTATGTCCCTATGATTCTGACGTTATGATTTTGAAACAATAatgtttcaaattaaaattaataaattatctaGTTGATTTCAGCCCAATAATCTgtatctctctcttctttcttttacaaaattttatagAACTGCTATGATCTTCTGGTCAGAAAGAAAAGACTCATTGTTCTCTTCAGCCACTGGCTGCTCCATGCCTATGGGATCATCTCCATTTCCAGAGTGGATAAACTTGAGCAAGATTTACCCCTTTTGGCATTGGTACCCACACCAGCCCTTTTTTACTTGTTCACTGCAAAATTTACCGAGCCTTCACGGATACTCTCAGAAGGAGCCAGTGGACACTGAATGTAAAATGCCAAAAAAAACCTAAGAagtgtt of the Muntiacus reevesi chromosome 7, mMunRee1.1, whole genome shotgun sequence genome contains:
- the JKAMP gene encoding JNK1/MAPK8-associated membrane protein isoform X1 — its product is MAVDIQPACLGLYCGKTLLFKNGSTEIYGECGVCPRGQRTNAQKYCQPCTESPELYDWLYLGFMAMLPLVLHWFFIEWYSGKKSSSALFQHVTALFECTMAAVITLLVSEPVGVLYIRSCRVLMLSDWYTMLYNPSPDYVTTVHCTHEAVYPLYTIVFIYYAFCLVLMMLLRPLLVKKIACGLGKSDRFKSIYAALYFFPILTVLQAVGGGLLYYAFPYIILVLSLVTLAVYMSASEIENCYDLLVRKKRLIVLFSHWLLHAYGIISISRVDKLEQDLPLLALVPTPALFYLFTAKFTEPSRILSEGASGH
- the JKAMP gene encoding JNK1/MAPK8-associated membrane protein isoform X2, yielding MACLGLYCGKTLLFKNGSTEIYGECGVCPRGQRTNAQKYCQPCTESPELYDWLYLGFMAMLPLVLHWFFIEWYSGKKSSSALFQHVTALFECTMAAVITLLVSEPVGVLYIRSCRVLMLSDWYTMLYNPSPDYVTTVHCTHEAVYPLYTIVFIYYAFCLVLMMLLRPLLVKKIACGLGKSDRFKSIYAALYFFPILTVLQAVGGGLLYYAFPYIILVLSLVTLAVYMSASEIENCYDLLVRKKRLIVLFSHWLLHAYGIISISRVDKLEQDLPLLALVPTPALFYLFTAKFTEPSRILSEGASGH